The Thermobifida halotolerans sequence CGGCTCCTCGGGGACACCCGCGAGTTCACCGAGCGCACGCAGTACCGCTACGACGACACCGCGCTGATCCTGAGCGAGATCATGCGGCACGGCTTCGAACCGGGCCGGGGACGGGACGCGCTGCGCCGGATGAACCAGATGCACCGCTCCTACGACATCAGCAACGACGACTACCTCTACGTGCTGAGCACCTTCGTGGTCATGCCGGTGCGCTGGCTCAACGACCTCGGCTACGGCTGGCGCAGGCTCACCGAGCACGAGATCACCGCCAGCACCAACTACTACCGGATGCTCGGTCGGCACATGGGCATCAAGGAGATCCCCGAGACCTACGCCGAGTTCCACGAGCTGTTCGACTCCTACGAGACCGCCCACTTCGACTACAGCGAGGGCGGCCGGGCCGTCTCCGACGCCACCCTGGACCTGATGGTCAGCTTCTACCCGAAGTGGCAGCAGCCCCTCATCCGGCCGTTCACCATGGGCCTGCTGGACGACCGGTTGGTCGAGGCGTTCCGGTACGACCCCCCGTCGCGGTTCTGGCGGGCCGCGTCCCGCCTGGCGCTGCGCACCCGCGCCAGGATCGTGCGGTTCATGCCCCCGCGCGTGGAGCCCTACCGCCAGGAGAAGAACCCGAACATCAGGAGCTACCCGCACGGCTACGACCCCAGCCGGATCGGAACCTTCCCCAAGGGCTGCCCCGTACCGCACGACATGGTCACCGTCGAGATCCCCGAGACCGGCGCCCGTGTTCCCGCACCGGGCCAGGAACTCGCTCCCGAGGAGCACACCGCGCGCTCCTGAGGTCCGGTGGCCGGAACCGGTCTGGAGTCGGACCGCCGTTCTGTGCGACTCTGGACCAAGCACCCGAGGTTTGGGGAGAGCGTATGGACGAGATCGCCGTCGCGGCCGCCACCGCGGGCAGGACCACCACGGACCTGACCGACGTGTCAGGACGGCCTCCGGTCCGGCCGCTCGGGAAACCGCTCGTCCGCCGTCCCGGGCGACCGGTGGGCGCGCGGACCCGCGGCGCCGCCGCGGGCCGCACCGG is a genomic window containing:
- a CDS encoding oxygenase MpaB family protein — translated: MKRFDWYDEIHRLDAEADCRRITEILSTHEFPWDIEQALGLALYRTYAVPSIGRLLGDTREFTERTQYRYDDTALILSEIMRHGFEPGRGRDALRRMNQMHRSYDISNDDYLYVLSTFVVMPVRWLNDLGYGWRRLTEHEITASTNYYRMLGRHMGIKEIPETYAEFHELFDSYETAHFDYSEGGRAVSDATLDLMVSFYPKWQQPLIRPFTMGLLDDRLVEAFRYDPPSRFWRAASRLALRTRARIVRFMPPRVEPYRQEKNPNIRSYPHGYDPSRIGTFPKGCPVPHDMVTVEIPETGARVPAPGQELAPEEHTARS